The following is a genomic window from Spirochaetota bacterium.
ATCACAGCTTGCTTTCCATTAGATTTTGCTATGTCTAACGCTGTTTCTCCATCGCGGTTTTTTAAATTAACATCAGCACCGGTTTCAATAAGAAGTTTGATAATTTCAAAGTTTGGACATTCTGAATCATTGAATAGGTCACATGAATTTTCTGCAACTTCCATTGAAATGGTTTCTCCATCTATGGCCAACATTAAAGCTGTATTCCCGTTTTCATCTTGATAGTTTACAGATGCATTATTTTTTAAAAGAAATTTAATTATCTCCTCTCTTCCATTTCGGAATGTTTTCCCTGAATATGCATCGTTTACTGCTGACATAAGCGGTGACCATCTACCGTCTTCTGTTCCGTTGACATTTAAACCTTTACTTAATAATAGTTTTATTATTTCAATATTCCCACCCAGGATGGAATAATCCAAAACCGTATCTCCATTGTCATCTTTTAGAAAGATATTTTCTTTCTTTTGGAATAGAAGCAGAAATTTAA
Proteins encoded in this region:
- a CDS encoding ankyrin repeat domain-containing protein — translated: KFLLLFQKKENIFLKDDNGDTVLDYSILGGNIEIIKLLLSKGLNVNGTEDGRWSPLMSAVNDAYSGKTFRNGREEIIKFLLKNNASVNYQDENGNTALMLAIDGETISMEVAENSCDLFNDSECPNFEIIKLLIETGADVNLKNRDGETALDIAKSNGKQAVIDYLIANGAKGKDNRDDELFNTWLKLHDKYRQAKKNKDLKEIINYCEQIIELDLKAKSIKIMVPIFQKDLGDAYAKLGRNELAKNYYLYAIEGLKKKRESPLNKPDDWLKDIEVLQKIINKLV